CACTAGCCAAAAGGCACCAAGAGCAGTAATTAACCAAGAACCGTAAGCGATAACCAGTTTGTAGAAATTTCTTTTTTGGAGAAAAATGAGTACCGGAAGCAAAACAATGACAATACATAATTGGATAAATTCAATCCCTACATTAAAGCTGACCAGATCAACAGCCAAATGTGCTTTTGGTAAATTCATTTCTTGAAGAATATCCGCAAAGCCAATGCCATGAATAAGTCCGAATAGGAAAGTTATGAGCGCGCGGAAACGAATCTTTTTGCGGAAAATATTCTCAAGCGCAACATAGCAAATACTGAGTGCAATGACAGATTCAACAACTCGTGAAGGTAAGGAGATCCAGCCCAGAACTGCGAGTGTTAACGTAATACTGTGTGCTAAAGTGAATGCCGTGATAATTGCTGCATATTGTTTGAGCGTTTGTTTTCTTAATAATAGAGCGAACAGGAATAATAGGTGATCATAGCCGGTAAGAATATGGTTCATTCCCAGTTTGAAAAAAGAAAACCAATCCGATGAGGAGCCTGATTTCCCAGCAGTAGTTGAATTGGACGAAGAAGTTAGCTGCTGTGCTTGTTGATCCTCCGTTAGAAGCATGGTCCATGTTCGCTCTTTTCCTTGTAGTACGGTTTCGCTAGTCTGATCGCCGTTATGTGCAGTAATTAAATTGACATACGGTGAACTTGTGGCTTGTGAATATAGTCCGTCGTTGATTGCGATGGTTTGTCCAGGCTCAAAGGCAGGGTAGGTGAAATTCCAGGTAAGCACCTCTTTATCCCCTTTTTTATCAAGGAATAGGTCTTGAAGCTCTGGAGCCTGCTGTTGATTATTCATTTCCAAGATAACACTATCTTCGATCCATTCTTCTAAACGATGCTTATTGCTCTCAATCTCATTTTCTTCCAATATTCCATTTCCGTTCATGTCCACGTTATCCATGCTTTCAATAATCGAAATGACATCCAATGAAAAAGAAAAATCAGTCTTGTCCTTATCAAAAGTAACGGTGGTATAACTGGCACTAAGTGGATGTGCAGAAGCCGTTAGTTGAGAAAAAGT
This Paenibacillus sp. FSL R5-0345 DNA region includes the following protein-coding sequences:
- a CDS encoding HupE/UreJ family protein; the protein is MSACKNRSNLFKSLIFIVIFLISMTFSQLTASAHPLSASYTTVTFDKDKTDFSFSLDVISIIESMDNVDMNGNGILEENEIESNKHRLEEWIEDSVILEMNNQQQAPELQDLFLDKKGDKEVLTWNFTYPAFEPGQTIAINDGLYSQATSSPYVNLITAHNGDQTSETVLQGKERTWTMLLTEDQQAQQLTSSSNSTTAGKSGSSSDWFSFFKLGMNHILTGYDHLLFLFALLLRKQTLKQYAAIITAFTLAHSITLTLAVLGWISLPSRVVESVIALSICYVALENIFRKKIRFRALITFLFGLIHGIGFADILQEMNLPKAHLAVDLVSFNVGIEFIQLCIVIVLLPVLIFLQKRNFYKLVIAYGSWLITALGAFWLVERLFF